One window of Mesoplasma syrphidae genomic DNA carries:
- the rplJ gene encoding 50S ribosomal protein L10 has product MSNTRPAHAKKAEIVEEIISKMQTAQGVAVAEYKHLTVAQMTEFRREALKQNIEVKVYKDSLVTRAAEKAGFNELTEFLTQQNVFIFSNDDAIAAAKLVSNFAKANSDMKLKAGIYEGKVMDTAAINEIASLPSKEELYSMFASGLIYPLRQFMLLTKAIAETKTN; this is encoded by the coding sequence ATGTCAAATACAAGACCCGCACATGCTAAAAAAGCAGAAATAGTTGAAGAAATTATTTCAAAAATGCAAACTGCGCAAGGAGTTGCTGTTGCTGAATATAAACACTTAACTGTTGCTCAAATGACTGAATTTAGACGTGAAGCTTTAAAACAAAATATTGAAGTTAAAGTTTATAAAGATTCATTAGTTACAAGAGCAGCAGAAAAAGCTGGATTTAATGAGTTAACTGAATTTTTAACTCAACAAAATGTGTTTATCTTTTCAAACGATGATGCAATTGCTGCCGCAAAATTAGTATCAAACTTTGCTAAAGCAAATTCAGATATGAAATTAAAAGCAGGTATCTATGAAGGAAAAGTTATGGATACAGCAGCAATCAACGAAATTGCATCTTTACCTTCAAAAGAAGAATTATACTCAATGTTTGCTTCTGGATTGATCTATCCATTACGTCAATTCATGTTATTAACAAAAGCAATCGCTGAAACAAAAACAAACTAA
- the rplK gene encoding 50S ribosomal protein L11 — protein sequence MAKKITRIAKLEFMAMQAKPGAELASLGINMPEFTKQFNDATKERAGDIVPVVITAYDDKSFDFVLKTTPAAAMLKKAAKIEKGAHNTGKEVVATISVDEIRKIAEYKMVDLNANSIEAAMKIIAGTAKNMGIKIEGMEETK from the coding sequence GTGGCTAAAAAAATCACACGTATCGCAAAATTAGAATTCATGGCTATGCAAGCTAAACCAGGAGCTGAACTAGCATCTTTAGGAATTAACATGCCTGAATTTACGAAACAATTCAACGACGCAACTAAAGAACGCGCTGGAGATATTGTTCCAGTTGTTATTACTGCCTATGATGATAAATCATTTGACTTTGTTTTAAAAACAACACCCGCTGCAGCGATGTTAAAAAAAGCAGCAAAAATTGAAAAAGGTGCACACAATACTGGGAAAGAAGTTGTGGCAACAATTTCAGTAGATGAAATTAGAAAAATTGCTGAATACAAAATGGTAGATTTAAATGCAAACTCTATTGAAGCTGCTATGAAAATTATTGCAGGAACAGCTAAAAATATGGGAATCAAAATTGAAGGTATGGAGGAAACTAAATAA
- the rpoC gene encoding DNA-directed RNA polymerase subunit beta', which yields MEFNKKNKSIKIELASPETIRSWSHGEVKKPETINYKTLKAEREGLFDEKIFGPTKNFECSCGKYKKANPMNKGKICEKCGVELTESIVRRERMGHIELEEPVTHIWMLKVAPSRIAALLDLKTKELEEVVYFVSHIVLEAGNSKYFKIKEVLDLGNTKATKTREKLGLALQEVMEIINDESLRDHRKVVRLLEELANPNIPFSIDEATALIAKYTEAKFGIGAEAVEYLLKAIDMPSEIAILKQELKDKKVPADQTRIMKRLEVLEALKRSNQKPEWMVLHTIPVIPPDIRPIIQLDGGRFTTSEINDLYRRIIIRNERLRKVKEMGAPSIIVNNEKRMLQEAVDALMDNERKPRPIQGKDKRPLKSLTSVLKGKQGRFRQNLLGKRVDYSGRSVIAIGPDLKMYQAGLPREMAIILFKPFVIQWLQEHDFAENVKVAEKMIQQNDPKVWEALEKVIKDRPVLLNRAPTLHRLGIQAFEPKLVKGKAIRLHPLVTTAFNADFDGDQMAVHVPITKEAIGEARALMLGSNAILGPKDGKAIVTPGQDIILGNYYVTTEEKDVKGQGMMFATIGEAIRAYETKNISLNALIGIAVSALPAEKFTDEQRQGYLLTTVGKILFNKIFNNEFPWINSPKINSAKEAVNEFIFDFGIDINEVIAKTNIQQPIKKKELSLIIEKYFNEYGSRKTAEMLDNMKDLGFLFSTKSGTTISAGDVVAFTHKYDEFQAADKKVAQITEFYHMGMLTANEKKRRVIEVWSAVKDNIQKELEKVLRQDVKNPVFVMADSGARGNVSNFTQLVGMRGLMNDTKGDIKEIPIKSSFREGLTVSEYFVSTHGARKGMADIALKTADSGYLTRRLVDVSQEIVVNNEDCQPNKGYSVSAIVDTKHDNIIVPLKDRLNGRFSYENIEDENGNIIVPENTLITTELANAVTAAGIKTVLIRSVLTCDNKKGVCQRCYGRNLATGQLVRIGEPVGVVAAQSIGEPGTQLTMRNFHTGGVAGNADITQGLPRIKELLDVTTPKGSVAIISEISGVVTEVEDNEGIYTITVAGANEDVRKYKTHFNAVLRVEEGSVVRSGQKLTEGAIDLHQLLEFSGIEDVQNYILKEVQKVYRLQGIEISDKYIEIIVKQMLNKVKVMDSGDSELLPGEIITIQAYKEAIADAIVNGKQPPLAKAQIFGIKKAPLESESWLSSASFQDTARVLTKAIIHGKEDKLEGLKENIMLGNLIPAGTGLTGAEEVMAIGEDYHKNEY from the coding sequence ATGGAATTTAACAAAAAAAATAAGTCAATTAAAATTGAATTAGCAAGTCCAGAAACTATCCGTTCATGATCACACGGGGAAGTTAAAAAGCCTGAAACAATTAACTACAAAACATTAAAAGCAGAACGTGAAGGTTTGTTTGATGAAAAAATCTTTGGACCAACAAAAAACTTTGAATGTTCTTGTGGAAAATATAAAAAAGCTAACCCAATGAATAAGGGAAAAATTTGTGAAAAATGTGGTGTTGAACTAACTGAATCAATTGTTAGACGTGAAAGAATGGGCCATATTGAATTAGAAGAACCTGTTACTCATATTTGAATGTTAAAAGTTGCGCCTTCAAGAATTGCGGCTTTATTAGATTTAAAAACTAAAGAATTAGAAGAAGTTGTTTACTTTGTTTCACACATTGTTTTAGAAGCTGGTAATTCAAAATACTTTAAAATAAAAGAAGTTTTAGATCTAGGAAATACCAAAGCTACTAAAACTCGTGAAAAATTGGGATTGGCATTACAAGAAGTTATGGAAATTATTAATGATGAATCATTAAGAGATCACCGTAAAGTAGTTCGTCTATTAGAAGAACTAGCAAATCCAAACATTCCTTTTTCAATCGATGAAGCAACTGCATTAATTGCGAAATATACAGAAGCAAAATTTGGAATTGGAGCAGAAGCTGTTGAATACTTGCTAAAAGCAATTGATATGCCATCAGAAATTGCAATTTTGAAACAAGAGCTAAAAGATAAAAAAGTTCCAGCTGATCAAACAAGAATTATGAAACGCCTAGAAGTTTTAGAAGCCTTGAAACGTTCAAATCAAAAACCTGAATGAATGGTATTACATACAATTCCGGTTATTCCACCAGATATTCGTCCAATTATTCAATTGGATGGAGGACGTTTCACAACTTCTGAAATTAATGATTTATACCGTCGTATTATTATTAGAAATGAACGTTTAAGAAAAGTTAAAGAAATGGGAGCGCCATCAATCATTGTAAACAACGAAAAACGTATGTTGCAAGAAGCTGTTGATGCTTTAATGGATAATGAGCGTAAGCCTCGTCCAATTCAAGGAAAAGATAAACGTCCGTTAAAATCATTAACTTCAGTTTTAAAAGGAAAACAAGGTCGCTTCCGTCAAAACCTATTAGGTAAACGTGTTGATTATTCAGGACGTTCAGTTATTGCTATTGGTCCAGATTTAAAAATGTATCAAGCAGGTTTACCAAGAGAAATGGCAATTATTTTATTTAAGCCTTTTGTAATTCAATGATTACAAGAACATGATTTTGCTGAAAACGTAAAAGTAGCTGAAAAGATGATTCAACAAAATGATCCAAAAGTTTGAGAAGCTTTGGAAAAAGTTATCAAAGATCGCCCAGTATTGTTAAACCGTGCACCCACACTTCACCGTTTAGGAATTCAAGCTTTTGAACCTAAATTAGTTAAGGGAAAAGCAATTCGTCTTCACCCATTAGTTACTACAGCTTTCAATGCCGATTTCGATGGAGACCAAATGGCTGTCCACGTTCCAATTACTAAAGAAGCAATTGGTGAGGCGCGTGCGTTAATGTTAGGTTCAAATGCAATTTTGGGACCAAAAGATGGAAAAGCAATTGTTACTCCAGGTCAAGATATTATTCTTGGAAATTATTATGTAACAACTGAAGAAAAAGATGTCAAAGGTCAAGGAATGATGTTTGCTACAATTGGTGAAGCAATTAGAGCTTATGAAACAAAAAATATTAGTCTAAATGCTTTAATTGGAATTGCTGTATCAGCACTACCAGCTGAAAAATTTACTGATGAACAACGTCAGGGATATTTATTAACAACAGTTGGTAAAATTTTATTCAACAAAATTTTTAATAATGAATTCCCATGAATTAACTCACCAAAAATTAATTCAGCTAAAGAAGCTGTTAATGAATTTATTTTTGATTTTGGAATTGATATTAATGAAGTTATTGCCAAAACTAATATCCAACAGCCAATCAAGAAAAAAGAATTATCATTGATTATTGAAAAATACTTTAATGAATATGGTTCAAGAAAAACAGCAGAAATGTTGGACAACATGAAAGATTTGGGATTCTTATTTTCAACAAAATCTGGAACTACAATTTCAGCTGGAGACGTTGTTGCCTTTACTCATAAATATGATGAATTTCAAGCTGCTGACAAAAAAGTTGCTCAAATTACCGAATTCTACCATATGGGAATGTTAACTGCTAATGAGAAAAAACGTCGCGTAATTGAAGTTTGATCTGCAGTTAAAGATAACATTCAAAAAGAATTGGAAAAAGTTTTACGTCAAGATGTTAAGAACCCTGTTTTCGTAATGGCTGATTCTGGAGCTCGTGGAAATGTATCTAACTTTACTCAACTTGTAGGAATGCGTGGACTGATGAACGATACTAAAGGGGATATTAAAGAAATTCCAATTAAATCATCATTCCGTGAAGGACTAACAGTTTCTGAATACTTCGTATCAACTCACGGAGCGCGTAAGGGAATGGCTGATATTGCTTTAAAAACTGCCGATTCAGGTTACTTGACTCGTCGTTTAGTTGATGTTTCACAAGAAATTGTTGTTAATAACGAGGATTGTCAGCCAAACAAAGGATATTCAGTATCAGCTATTGTTGATACAAAACATGACAATATTATTGTTCCGTTGAAAGACCGTTTAAATGGTCGCTTCAGTTATGAGAATATTGAAGATGAAAATGGAAATATAATTGTTCCAGAAAATACGCTAATTACAACTGAATTGGCAAATGCGGTTACAGCTGCTGGAATTAAAACTGTTTTAATTCGCTCAGTTTTAACATGTGACAATAAAAAAGGTGTTTGTCAAAGATGTTACGGACGTAACTTGGCAACTGGTCAATTGGTACGAATTGGGGAGCCTGTAGGAGTTGTTGCTGCCCAATCAATTGGGGAACCCGGAACACAACTTACAATGCGTAACTTCCATACGGGGGGAGTTGCTGGTAATGCAGATATTACTCAAGGATTACCACGTATTAAAGAATTGCTTGACGTAACTACGCCAAAGGGATCTGTTGCAATTATTTCTGAAATTTCGGGAGTTGTTACAGAAGTTGAAGACAATGAAGGAATTTATACAATAACTGTAGCTGGTGCTAACGAAGATGTTAGAAAATACAAAACTCACTTTAACGCTGTTTTAAGAGTTGAAGAAGGTTCTGTTGTAAGAAGTGGTCAAAAACTAACTGAAGGAGCAATTGATTTACATCAATTATTGGAGTTCTCAGGAATCGAAGACGTTCAAAATTACATCTTAAAAGAAGTTCAAAAGGTTTATCGATTACAAGGAATTGAAATTTCAGATAAATATATTGAAATTATTGTTAAGCAAATGTTGAATAAAGTTAAAGTCATGGATTCTGGAGATTCAGAATTGCTGCCTGGAGAAATTATTACAATTCAAGCCTATAAAGAAGCAATTGCTGATGCTATTGTAAATGGTAAACAACCGCCATTGGCTAAAGCACAAATATTTGGTATTAAAAAGGCACCATTAGAATCAGAATCATGATTATCATCTGCTTCATTCCAAGATACTGCTCGAGTATTGACAAAGGCAATTATTCACGGAAAAGAAGATAAACTTGAAGGTCTGAAAGAAAACATTATGTTAGGTAATTTAATTCCTGCTGGAACTGGATTAACTGGAGCTGAAGAAGTAATGGCTATTGGTGAAGATTACCATAAAAATGAATATTAG
- the rplL gene encoding 50S ribosomal protein L7/L12, whose amino-acid sequence MAITKEQIIEALEEMKLAELNDLVKAIEEHFGVVAAAAVAAPAAGVADATPSEVSVLLTSAGTQKVQVIKVVKELTGLGLMDAKKLVDGEMPVTVKANVKIEDAETMKAQLVEAGASVDLK is encoded by the coding sequence ATGGCTATTACAAAAGAACAAATTATTGAAGCATTAGAAGAGATGAAATTAGCTGAATTAAACGATTTAGTTAAAGCAATTGAAGAACACTTCGGAGTAGTTGCAGCTGCAGCAGTTGCAGCACCTGCAGCAGGAGTAGCAGATGCTACACCTTCAGAAGTTTCTGTATTATTAACATCAGCAGGAACACAAAAAGTTCAAGTTATTAAAGTTGTTAAGGAATTAACAGGTTTAGGATTAATGGATGCTAAAAAACTAGTTGATGGGGAAATGCCAGTGACTGTTAAAGCAAATGTTAAAATTGAAGACGCTGAAACAATGAAAGCTCAATTAGTTGAAGCTGGAGCATCAGTAGACTTAAAATAA
- a CDS encoding DNA-directed RNA polymerase subunit beta, translated as MTYKIKTVNRGVERRDYTKVSGDLPLPNLIEIQTDTFKWFKEKGIQEVFEEFFPILSTDETAILTLENWEFREPRITIARAKEESKIFEAPIYANLKLSVNTREEISKEFDEIVEKDVKKVVTNWLKDKVESKSVTFKKDAGDSFFFEVKIKNSDKPDMVQIDVVENREDMILANVSIYKSGEVFLGEFPLMTDSGTFIINGSQKVIVSQLVRSPGSYFKKELNRKNGETIYYADIIPSRGTWLEFETETKKSVDNKATSAFYVKIDKSRKTTATSLLTTLGLKKDAVLDIFDNEELIASTYEQDNLTGDWDTDWDNQVQEIYKKIRQGETATAEGASKFIYGMLFEKRKYDLTKAGRFKLQQKLSIKNRLLGRVLAEDIIDAKGNILVAMGTEVAKSNFKTIADALDSGVMVSKIDYAPGIAGSREIQKVKVFKDNDTRQETVTLVGITKKASDEFINVPDILATISYAITLKDNIGEVDDIDHLGNRRVRTVGELLQNQFRMGMSRIEKNVKEKLATSDLYKIRTSTIINKKPLTAIIGEFFNLSQLSQFMDQINPLSELTNKRRLTALGPGGLSRDRAGLEVRDVHPSHYGRICPIETPEGPNIGLINNLSTYAKVNEYGFITTPYRKVINGVIQNNIVEYLTADEERNFIIAQSNVQQEETGKILDEVVVSRYKGDDYMASLDELDYIDVSPKQIVSVATSAIPFLENDDANRALMGANMQRQAVPLINPESPIVGTGIEFEAARDSGSAVVASESGIVKYVDSKIITVEAKSGIKTYTLSDWERSNNGSALVHFPIVKAGDKVKKGEIIADGPSMEKGELAIGQNVVVAFSTYNGYNFEDAIIMSERVVMEDRFTSVHVDEYTIEVRNTKQGEEEVTREIPNISEQAKKFLDLDGIVAIGTEVKVGDILVGKVTPKGQAQLSPEDKLLHAIFGEKSRNVKDNSLKVPNGGEGIVQAIKRFKAKSPLNPDGIELAADVMEVIKVYIVQKRKIQEGDKMSGRHGNKGIISRILPIEDMPHLEDGTPVDIMLNPQGVPSRMNIGQILEIHLGMAAKKLGAKIATPVFEGLNETELDEIMAEAGMDNYGKVKLIDGQTGEAIDKPIAVGVMYMLKLSHMVDDKLHARNVGPYSLITQQPLGGKAQNGGQRFGEMEVWALEAYGAAHTLREILTIKSDDIKGRTKTYESIVRSKHIPEPGIPESFNVLTKEIMGLGFDMYMIDDKGNKLAINAYDDAEDFDVEGYDDEISYVSAEKLTLDNDILIENLDSFEEVDEEEISQDFVSEEE; from the coding sequence ATGACATATAAAATTAAAACAGTAAACCGCGGTGTTGAAAGACGTGACTATACTAAGGTTTCAGGAGATTTACCGTTACCAAATTTGATTGAAATTCAAACTGATACTTTCAAATGATTTAAAGAAAAAGGAATTCAAGAAGTATTTGAAGAATTTTTTCCAATTCTGTCTACAGATGAGACAGCAATTTTGACTTTGGAAAATTGAGAATTTAGAGAACCTAGAATAACAATTGCAAGAGCAAAAGAAGAGTCAAAAATTTTTGAAGCTCCAATTTACGCTAATTTGAAATTATCTGTTAATACAAGGGAAGAAATTTCAAAAGAATTTGATGAAATTGTTGAAAAAGATGTTAAAAAAGTTGTTACAAATTGATTGAAAGATAAAGTTGAAAGCAAATCAGTAACTTTTAAAAAAGATGCCGGAGATTCTTTCTTTTTTGAAGTAAAAATTAAAAATTCTGACAAACCAGATATGGTCCAAATTGATGTTGTTGAGAATAGAGAAGATATGATCTTGGCAAACGTTTCAATCTATAAATCTGGAGAAGTTTTCTTGGGAGAGTTCCCATTAATGACAGATTCAGGAACTTTTATAATTAACGGGTCTCAAAAAGTTATTGTTTCTCAACTAGTAAGATCACCAGGTTCATATTTTAAAAAAGAATTAAACCGTAAAAATGGTGAGACAATTTACTATGCCGATATTATTCCTTCACGTGGAACATGATTAGAATTTGAAACAGAAACTAAAAAATCTGTTGATAACAAAGCAACAAGTGCATTTTATGTAAAAATTGACAAATCGAGAAAAACTACTGCAACATCACTATTGACTACTTTGGGTCTAAAAAAAGATGCTGTGTTAGACATTTTTGATAACGAAGAATTAATTGCAAGTACATATGAACAAGATAACTTAACAGGGGATTGAGATACTGATTGAGATAACCAAGTTCAAGAAATTTACAAAAAAATTCGTCAAGGTGAGACAGCAACTGCTGAAGGAGCTTCTAAATTTATTTATGGAATGTTATTTGAAAAACGCAAATACGATTTAACAAAAGCTGGAAGATTTAAATTGCAACAAAAACTGTCAATTAAAAATAGACTTTTAGGTCGAGTTTTAGCTGAAGATATTATTGATGCAAAAGGAAATATCTTAGTAGCGATGGGGACTGAAGTTGCTAAATCTAACTTCAAAACTATTGCTGACGCATTAGATTCAGGAGTTATGGTTTCAAAAATTGATTATGCACCTGGAATTGCTGGTTCAAGAGAAATTCAAAAAGTAAAAGTATTTAAAGATAATGATACAAGACAAGAAACTGTAACTTTAGTTGGAATTACAAAGAAGGCAAGCGATGAATTTATTAATGTTCCTGATATTTTAGCAACAATTTCATACGCAATTACTTTAAAAGACAACATCGGAGAAGTTGATGATATTGATCACTTAGGAAACCGTCGTGTTCGTACAGTTGGAGAATTATTGCAAAATCAATTTAGAATGGGTATGAGCCGTATTGAAAAAAATGTTAAAGAAAAATTGGCAACTTCTGATTTATATAAAATAAGAACATCAACAATTATCAATAAAAAACCATTAACTGCAATTATTGGAGAATTCTTTAATTTATCACAATTATCGCAATTTATGGATCAAATTAACCCATTATCAGAATTAACAAATAAGCGTAGATTAACAGCATTAGGTCCCGGAGGTCTTTCAAGAGACAGAGCCGGACTAGAAGTTCGTGACGTTCACCCTTCACACTACGGAAGAATTTGTCCAATTGAAACTCCAGAAGGACCAAACATTGGATTGATTAATAACTTATCAACATATGCAAAAGTTAATGAATACGGTTTCATTACAACACCATACCGTAAAGTTATTAACGGTGTAATTCAAAACAACATTGTTGAATACTTAACAGCTGATGAAGAAAGAAACTTTATTATTGCACAGTCAAATGTTCAACAAGAAGAAACAGGAAAAATTTTAGATGAAGTTGTGGTTTCACGTTATAAAGGTGACGACTATATGGCGTCATTAGATGAATTAGACTACATTGATGTTTCACCAAAACAAATTGTTTCGGTTGCTACAAGTGCGATTCCGTTTTTAGAAAACGATGATGCCAACCGTGCCTTGATGGGAGCAAACATGCAACGTCAAGCTGTACCATTAATTAATCCTGAATCTCCAATTGTTGGAACAGGGATTGAATTTGAGGCTGCACGTGACTCAGGATCAGCTGTTGTTGCAAGTGAGTCTGGTATTGTAAAATATGTTGATTCAAAAATTATTACTGTTGAAGCAAAATCAGGAATTAAAACATACACACTTTCAGATTGAGAAAGATCAAATAATGGATCTGCTTTAGTTCATTTCCCAATTGTTAAAGCTGGGGATAAAGTTAAAAAAGGTGAAATTATTGCTGACGGTCCTTCAATGGAAAAAGGTGAATTAGCAATTGGACAAAACGTTGTAGTTGCGTTTTCAACTTATAATGGTTATAACTTTGAGGATGCAATTATTATGTCTGAAAGAGTTGTAATGGAAGATCGTTTTACTTCAGTTCACGTTGATGAATATACAATTGAAGTACGTAATACAAAACAAGGTGAAGAAGAAGTTACTAGAGAAATTCCAAACATTTCAGAACAAGCTAAAAAGTTCTTAGACTTAGATGGAATTGTAGCAATTGGAACAGAAGTTAAAGTTGGCGACATTTTAGTTGGAAAAGTTACTCCAAAAGGACAAGCTCAATTATCACCAGAAGATAAATTGCTGCATGCAATTTTTGGAGAAAAATCACGTAACGTTAAGGATAACTCATTAAAAGTACCAAATGGTGGAGAGGGAATTGTTCAAGCAATCAAACGTTTCAAAGCAAAATCACCATTGAATCCTGATGGAATCGAATTGGCAGCAGATGTAATGGAAGTTATTAAAGTTTATATAGTACAAAAACGTAAAATTCAGGAAGGGGATAAAATGTCTGGACGACACGGAAATAAAGGGATTATTTCACGTATCTTGCCAATTGAAGACATGCCTCACTTAGAAGATGGAACACCAGTTGATATTATGTTAAACCCTCAAGGGGTGCCTTCACGTATGAATATTGGACAAATTTTAGAAATTCACTTGGGAATGGCTGCTAAAAAATTAGGAGCAAAAATTGCAACTCCAGTATTTGAAGGACTAAATGAAACTGAACTTGATGAAATTATGGCTGAAGCCGGAATGGATAATTACGGAAAAGTTAAATTAATTGATGGTCAAACGGGTGAAGCAATTGATAAACCAATTGCTGTTGGAGTTATGTACATGTTGAAATTATCACACATGGTTGATGATAAACTACATGCTCGTAATGTTGGACCATATTCATTAATTACTCAACAACCATTAGGAGGAAAAGCTCAAAATGGTGGTCAACGTTTCGGAGAAATGGAAGTTTGAGCATTAGAAGCGTACGGAGCTGCACACACTTTGAGAGAAATCTTGACAATTAAATCAGATGATATTAAAGGCCGTACAAAAACTTATGAATCAATCGTGAGATCAAAACATATTCCTGAACCAGGAATTCCTGAATCATTTAATGTTCTTACAAAAGAAATTATGGGATTGGGATTTGATATGTATATGATTGATGACAAAGGTAACAAATTGGCAATCAACGCATATGATGATGCTGAAGATTTTGACGTTGAAGGATATGATGATGAAATTAGTTATGTATCAGCTGAAAAATTAACATTAGATAACGATATCTTAATTGAGAACTTAGATAGCTTTGAAGAAGTTGACGAAGAAGAAATTAGCCAAGATTTCGTATCAGAAGAAGAATAA
- the rplA gene encoding 50S ribosomal protein L1: MAKVTKRFKEAAAKVEKQTVYSVKDALQLAKDTATTKFDSTVEIAFNLNIDPRKADQQIRSAVVLPSGTGKTQKVLVLTNTKVKEAQDAGADFVGGEDLISKIQKENWFDFDVIIATPEMMAKLGAIGKILGPKGLMPNPKTGTVTMDVAKAIDDVKKGKIEFRADKEGNVHAILGKASFSVEALEENFKTIVAEIKKAKPQTVKGEYVLNVTISTTMGPGIKVNIN, translated from the coding sequence ATGGCTAAAGTTACAAAAAGATTTAAAGAAGCTGCAGCTAAAGTTGAAAAACAAACAGTTTACTCAGTAAAAGATGCTTTACAATTAGCAAAAGATACAGCGACAACTAAATTTGATTCAACAGTTGAAATTGCTTTCAACTTAAATATTGATCCAAGAAAAGCTGATCAACAAATTCGTAGTGCAGTAGTATTACCATCAGGAACAGGAAAAACTCAAAAAGTTTTAGTATTAACAAATACTAAAGTTAAAGAAGCACAAGATGCTGGAGCTGATTTTGTTGGAGGAGAAGATTTAATTTCTAAAATTCAAAAAGAAAATTGATTTGATTTTGATGTAATTATCGCTACTCCAGAAATGATGGCAAAATTAGGAGCAATCGGAAAAATTTTGGGACCAAAAGGTTTAATGCCAAACCCTAAAACAGGAACTGTAACAATGGATGTTGCTAAAGCAATTGACGATGTTAAAAAAGGAAAAATTGAATTCCGTGCTGACAAAGAAGGAAATGTTCATGCTATCTTAGGAAAAGCATCATTTTCAGTTGAAGCGTTGGAAGAAAACTTTAAAACAATTGTTGCAGAAATTAAAAAAGCTAAACCACAAACTGTTAAAGGAGAATACGTGCTTAACGTAACAATCTCAACTACAATGGGGCCTGGGATTAAAGTTAATATTAACTAA
- the nusG gene encoding transcription termination/antitermination protein NusG, producing MSNIDLKQLEDEILSAKGQWFVVNSQTGHEDKVLADLQQKIKSSNLENEVFDVRISKGSTTTKTGRQTVKNRFPGYIFINMIMSEKAWFIVRNTPGVTGFIGSSGRGAKPFPLATEEVLRMLMPEEEIVELDIDTNEAKAEVKTEKVKGEAVAKKELKTASFEVGELVVIKDGIHAGEEGIVKEMDYSKGVALVSIEMFGRYTTLEMFFENVESIKEY from the coding sequence ATGTCAAACATCGATTTAAAACAGCTAGAAGATGAAATTTTAAGCGCAAAGGGGCAATGATTTGTTGTCAATTCACAAACTGGGCATGAAGACAAAGTTTTAGCTGATTTACAACAAAAAATCAAATCATCAAACTTGGAAAATGAAGTTTTTGATGTAAGAATTTCAAAAGGATCAACAACAACTAAAACCGGAAGACAAACTGTTAAAAATCGTTTTCCAGGATATATTTTTATTAATATGATTATGTCAGAAAAGGCTTGATTCATCGTTAGAAATACTCCGGGAGTAACTGGTTTCATTGGTTCTTCTGGAAGAGGAGCAAAACCATTTCCATTAGCAACTGAAGAAGTTTTAAGAATGTTGATGCCTGAAGAAGAGATCGTGGAATTGGACATTGATACTAATGAGGCAAAAGCTGAAGTTAAAACTGAAAAAGTTAAAGGTGAGGCTGTAGCTAAAAAAGAATTAAAAACAGCAAGTTTTGAAGTTGGAGAACTAGTAGTTATTAAAGACGGAATTCATGCTGGTGAAGAAGGAATAGTTAAAGAAATGGACTATTCAAAAGGTGTTGCATTAGTTTCAATTGAAATGTTTGGACGTTACACAACTCTTGAAATGTTTTTTGAGAATGTTGAGTCAATAAAAGAATATTAA
- the secE gene encoding preprotein translocase subunit SecE, with protein sequence MAKQDKQLKKELKAQAKLAKKSKQQSLNTSEEQAEGVKVPTKKVTTKISKQTKAKINVKPEKEKIDVKLAFKEFPIKMAKEVNKIKWSGRENLTRKFIIVILFMLFFAVLFFFVDWGLQQLFVLIKVI encoded by the coding sequence ATGGCGAAACAAGATAAACAACTAAAAAAAGAGTTAAAAGCTCAAGCTAAATTGGCTAAGAAGTCAAAGCAACAGTCATTAAATACCAGTGAAGAACAGGCAGAGGGTGTTAAAGTTCCAACCAAAAAAGTTACTACAAAAATATCAAAGCAGACAAAGGCAAAAATTAATGTTAAACCTGAAAAAGAAAAAATAGATGTTAAATTGGCTTTTAAAGAATTTCCAATTAAAATGGCAAAAGAAGTCAATAAAATTAAGTGATCAGGTCGCGAAAATTTAACAAGAAAATTTATTATTGTTATTTTGTTTATGTTATTTTTTGCAGTTCTATTTTTCTTCGTTGATTGAGGACTACAACAATTATTTGTGTTAATTAAAGTTATATAA